Proteins from one Sphaeramia orbicularis chromosome 17, fSphaOr1.1, whole genome shotgun sequence genomic window:
- the prss56 gene encoding serine protease 56: MLLLSLLLTGLDFLLGAPTGREVYKMPQSALKALSDRGTVVLEAAMTSALSALDRASSDRSRAEAGCRGCVPCLFQDCGQQSGSCSSPGSALTEPSCDVISKAQKLQNEAERSWALSQACAYYQHRCQPLDVDKKGCIRIMGESCSARVLQCSLLNTMQNLEPVTQTHAQAVCGQRSSTVENVTQPRFRIVGGSPAPPGSWPWLVNLKLDGGLMCGGVLVDSSWVVTAAHCFAGSRSESYWTAVVGEFDITKTDPDEQVLKVNRIIPHPKFNPKTFNNDIALVELTSPVVLSEHVTPVCLPSGMEPPTGSPCLVAGWGTLYENGPSADVVMEAKVPLLPQSTCKSAFGKEEVTNTMLCAGYLSGGIDSCQGDSGGPLIYQDRISGRFQLYGITSWGDGCGEKGKPGVYTRVSAFSDWIQAEIQKSFGSREPTCSELLKTTEMTEDEQKAEFSSLCHFYTLTCPPGQSASACSRIAEDKCLTRFKKCQLRSFLQTLLDLLQRAEDYIRDKVDLTFFTQTLPQLVEHIYNTAFIHTRERRDLSSSYDLTKITEQLGGAVEPDDQDPTPARPSFFREVGPSVEDWEKYLRSMAEDVDEQHSETPTHTSATLQREKALFLQVQDSLVHKLERQYESVIVALRSKLKSKAAPPIMHLDVSYLKEESPDTSTFPTSSSGADVDSSPSSPQEPQQPWSLVAALMNEMEKITQDNSITEDDSQNDSSQEESPDVMWSETSEDFTFAESTEDSSVSSSPVTTVVQPVSDDSHTELNTEAKQTVQAVKPLSLHRKYRSLLRKRQTPATSGKVCPGVRESAQQVSQVRDSYQWVLNIPNRNLRMTFQEVLVDLSSKNERGLYQARVRAVVGGRPLTFYSLVGLENESFYRSAPRIIALALEALKT; encoded by the exons ATGCTGCTGCTATCACTGCTGCTTACAGGGCTCGACTTTTTGTTGGGAGCACCAACTGGTAGAGAGGTCTACAAGATGCCCCAGAGTGCACTTAAAG CTTTGTCTGATCGTGGCACTGTGGTTCTAGAGGCAGCCATGACTAGTGCCCTTTCTGCTCTAGATCGTGCATCTTCTGACAGGAGTCGGGCTGAAGCTGGCTGCAGGGGCTGTGTTCCCTGTCTGTTTCAGGACTGTGGTCAACAGTCAGGGTCCTGCT CATCTCCTGGCAGTGCTTTAACAGAGCCTAGCTGTGATGTGATCAGTAAGGCCCAGAAACTTCAGAATGAAGCAGAGCGCAGTTGGGCTCTCAGTCAGGCCTGTGCGTACTACCAGCATCGCTGCCAGCCTCTGGATGTGGATAAGAAGGGCTGCATCAGGATCATGGGTGAGAGCTGCAGTGCCCGTGTCCTTCAGTGCAGCCTGCTAAACACAATGCAGAACCTGGAACCTgttacacaaacacatgcacaag CAGTGTGTGGTCAGAGGTCATCTACAGTAGAAAATGTCACGCAGCCTCGCTTCAGGATTGTGGGTGGCTCACCTGCCCCTCCAGGCAGCTGGCCCTGGCTGGTGAATCTGAAGCTCGACGGTGGCCTGATGTGTGGAGGGGTCTTAGTGGACAGCTCCTGGGTGGTCACAGCTGCCCATTGTTTTGCTGG GAGCCGTAGTGAAAGTTATTGGACGGCTGTAGTGGGGGAGTTTGACATCACCAAGACTGATCCTGATGAGCAGGTTCTCAAAGTCAATCGCATCATCCCTCATCCTAAG TTCAATCCAAAGACATTTAATAATGACATAGCTCTGGTGGAGCTGACATCTCCAGTGGTCCTTTCTGAACACGTCACCCCTGTGTGTCTTCCTTCTGGCATGGAACCCCCCACTGGCAGCCCATGTCTGGTTGCAGGCTGGGGCACCCTCTATGAGA atggccCATCTGCTGATGTAGTAATGGAAGCCAAAGTGCCACTACTGCCTCAGAGTACTTGTAAAAGTGCCTTCGGCAAAGAAGAGGTGACCAACACTATGCTGTGTGCTGGGTATCTCTCTGGAGGCATTGACTCCTGTCAG GGTGATTCCGGAGGACCCCTGATCTATCAAGACAGAATCTCGGGCAGGTTTCAGCTCTACGGCATCACCTCCTGGGGCGATGGCTGTGGAGAGAAAGGCAAACCCGGAGTCTACACCCGGGTCTCTGCTTTCTCTGACTGGATTCAGGCAGAGATACAGA AGTCATTTGGGAGCCGGGAGCCAACATGTTCAGAGCTTTTGAAGACAACAGAAATGACTGAAGATGAGCAAAAGGCAGAGTTCAGCTCACTTTGTCACTTCTACACCCTGACGTGTCCTCCTGGTCAGTCTGCCAGCGCCTGCAGCAGAATAGCTGAGGACAAGTGCCTTACTCGCTTTAAGAAATGTC AGCTGCGTTCCTTCCTGCAAACTCTGTTGGATTTACTTCAGAGGGCTGAGGACTACATCAGGGACAAAGTTGACTTGACCTTCTTTACCCAAACTCTGCCTCAGCTGGTCGAGCACATCTACAATACAGCTTTCATTCACACCAGAGAAAGGAGGGATCTGAGTTCAAGCTATGATCTCACAAAGATTACAG AACAGCTAGGTGGAGCTGTGGAGCCAGATGATCAGGATCCTACACCAGCTCGTCCCTCCTTTTTCAGAGAGGTGGGCCCCTCAGTGGAGGACTGGGAGAAATACCTGCGTAGCATGGCTGAGGACGTGGACGAACAACACAGtgaaacacccacacacacttcAGCCACATTACAGAGAGAGAAAGCTCTGTTCTTACAG GTACAGGATTCCTTGGTTCATAAGCTGGAGAGACAATATGAATCTGTTATCGTAGCTCTGCGCTCCAAACTAAAGTCCAAAGCTGCCCCTCCCATCATGCACTTGGACGTGTCTTACCTAAAGGAGGAGTCTCCTGACACATCCACTTTTCCAACGTCTTCCAGTGGAGCAGATGTCGACAGCAGTCCATCCTCCCCCCAGGAGCCCCAACAGCCTTGGTCACTTGTAGCAGCTCTGATGAATGAAATGGAGAAAATAACACAAGACAATAGTATCACAGAAGATGACTCACAAAATGACTCCAGCCAAGAGGAGTCACCTGATGTAATGTGGAGTGAAACATCAGAGGATTTTACTTTTGCTGAAAGCACAGAAGATTCATCAGTATCATCTTCTCCAGTAACGACTGTGGTCCAGCCTGTCTCTGACGATTCTCACACAGAGTTGAATACTGAAGCCAAACAAACTGTGCAAGCAGTCAAGCCGTTGAGTCTTCACAGAAAGTACAGAAGCCTTCTACGCAAGAGGCAGACACCTGCGACCAGTGGTAAAG ttTGTCCTGGAGTAAGAGAGTCTGCACAGCAGGTCAGCCAAGTCAGAGACTCTTACCAGTGGGTCTTAAACATCCCTAACAGGAATTTACGCATGACCTTCCAAGAG GTGTTGGTTGATTTGAGTTCCAAGAATGAGCGAGGACTCTACCAGGCCCGGGTGAGAGCAGTAGTAGGAGGACGGCCTTTAACCTTCTACAGTCTGGTGGGCCTGGAGAATGAGTCGTTCTACCGCAGTGCACCAAGGATAATTGCTTTGGCACTGGAGGCCCTTAAGACTTAG